A segment of the Desulfobacteraceae bacterium genome:
GATGAAGTTCAGCTCCGGCAGGCGGGCAAGGACAGGCTTGCCGTCGCGCAGCTCGTACTTCGTTTTGATGCTGCTGCCGACGACCTGTTCGGGGGGGATGCCGTAGACTTTCTCGGTCCAGGGCCGCATGAACTCGATACCGCCGCCCGACACGATGAAGGTCTTGAAGCCGTTTGCGCGAAGATAGGCCAGCAGTTCGAGCATCGGCTGATACACCATCTCCGTGTAAAGCTTTCCCGTCTTGGGGTGCTTGGCGGATGCGATCCACTCCGTTACGATTTGTTCGAACTCCTCGGTGGTCATGCCCGCATGCGTGGCCATGACAATCTCGAGAATGGCCTTTTCGCCGCCCGCGAGTGCGCCCTTCAGATCGCCCTTGAGCAACGAGGCGAAAGGCTCCTTGCCCTGCCACTCCGGGTGCTCGGGTGCAAGGGCCTTCACGCGATCCAGAGCGAATGCCAGCTGAAAATACATCGGCTGCTCCGCCCAGAGGGTGCCGTCGTTGTCGAAGGTCGCGATGCGCTCGGGTACCGGAACGAAGTCAGGCGAACCCGAGCTGGTCACCTTTTCCACGAAGGCCAGGATGGCCTGCTTGGATTGGCCGTCGTTCCAGGATGGCAGCGGATCCGGGGCCTGGGCGATGGCCAAACTGCCCCAGAAAAACCCCAAGGCGAAGACCAGAACACAGAATTTTACGAATTTCATTTTCATCGCGTCAGTTCTCCTTGATGATTGAAAGGCAACCGGCGTTCGGCACGGGCGGCCAGCCAAAGTCGGCGCAGCACCTTTCTTGACTGACCGTCGGGTACCGAAGTCTTCTGCCTGCCTGATTCACCTTTTACCGGGCTCACTTTCCGGCCGGCTCCACCGATACCGCCAGAGCTTCGGTGTAGGTGATCATCACTGTATCTCCCACCTTCACCCCTTCCAGGTTCTTTGGATCCCGAACCTTCACCGCTGTGCTTTTTCCTTCCGGGCCTTTCAGCGTCACGTATTGCTTGTTCTCGTCGATCGCCTCGATCGTCGCGGTCACCGTAACTTGCTGAGCCGCCGCGCCGGCGGGCTTTTCACCCGGTTTGGCGGTGGCAACCACCTGCTGGGCGGCTGCACCCGGATCGGTTCCGGGCATGAGGATTTGCGCTGCAATCGACTCGTAGTAGGTCATGATCACCTGATCGCCCACTTTCACCTGGGGCAGGTTCTTGACTTCTTCACCTGCCCGAAATTCCATCAGCTTGCCTTCCGGGCCCTTGAGGGTGACCATACGGGTCGCCAGGTCGACGGATTCCACCGTGGCCGTCACCTCTTTTATGTTCTCCTCCAACACCTTGGGCTCGCCAGCGGCCACTGCGCTGGGCACCAACTCCGGCATCTTGTGCCCGGGATACAGCCAACCGGCCGCAAAAGCGGCCAAAATGAAAACGGCGAGCGAAAAATATGGATTTTTCATGGCGATACTCCTTTCATCCTAATTTGGGGTTTAGCGGCAAGTTGGAACGAACATCCAAAAAAGTGGGAGAAAGGGATGCGAGACCGAACATCGATGCAGTTCCATTCCCAACCAGCCGCGCCCAGTTTTCTTTGGGGAGCTCAAATCAGTGTTTAGGCATAAACACTTTATAAGGCTTTAAAATAAAGCCGTCCATTGGACTTTGGTCCAATGGAGAAATGCAGCAACCGCGGAAACTCACCTTCGAAGGGATTAAACCTTTTCTATAAGCGGAAATTACCTGGGCGAAGACAAAATCGAGGAATTGCAGGGAGGCAGTCTCAGCGTTGCAGACATGTTGACCAGCTCGGCCAGGGAATCGGCTTGCATTTTTTCCATCACCCGTGCCCGATGGACTTTTACCGTCTTTTCCACGATCCCCAACTCGAAGGCGATCTGCTTGTTCAGCAGCCCCTTGACGACAAGCTGAAAAACATCCTGTTCACGAGGTGTTAGCGAGGCAAATCTTCGCTCCAGCTCCCGGCATTTTTGCGCTTCCGCGGATTGTTGACGACTCCGCTCGACCGCTTTGCGAATGATCGCGATCAGGGCCTGGCTGTCGAAAGGCTTTTGCAGAAAATCCATCGCCCCGAGTTTCATGGCTTGAACGCTGGTGGGCACGGTGCCGTGGGCGGTGAGAAAAACGATCGGCAGGCGAAACCCCCGCCGTTGAAGCTCGGCTTGCAATTCCAGCCCGCTCAGACCGGGCATGTTGACATCCAGCAGCATGCAGCCGACAGTGGGGGCTGGTTTCGTGTCGGCGAAAAACTCCTGCGCATTGCTGAAGATCCGTCTCGTGAAGCCGTGGACCCTTAACAGTCTGTTGAGCGCGCGCTGGATGGAAGGGTCGTCGTCCACGATAATGACTTCAGCGGCGATTTCATCCGCCATGATTGGGTCCTCCCGGCGCGTGCCGCTCTTTTTCGGCCGCCCCGGCCGGCAGGCACAATCGAAATTCTGCGCCTTTACCCGGGGTGGAAGCGTAGCTTAAAGCACCGCCGTGGGCCTCGGCAATCGAGCGGCAGATGGATAGCCCCAGACCCAGTCCCTGCGGTTTGGTGGTGAAAAAGGCCTCAAAAAGCCTCTCGGCGGTCTCGGGTTCGATTCCTGGACCGTTGTCCGCAACGCTCAGACTGACGGTTCGCCCTTCGGCTTCCGCGGCCGTTCGGACCGTTACGATCCGGGGCGGGGACAGGTTTTGACTCACCGCCTCCACCGCGTTGAGAAGAAGGTTGAGGACCACCTGCTGAAGTTGCACGCTGTCCCCGTCCACCGCAGGTAGATCTGCTTGGAGCCTCAGCTGGACGGCCACCCCCTTGGAGGCCGCATCGGCCTGCATCACCTCTACGGCGTCGGTCGCCACCTGGTTGAGACCGATTCGGGTAGGCGCCGGGGGGGTGTTCTTAACCAGGTGGCGAACGCCGACGATCACCTCCTGCGCCCGCTTGTTGTCCGCCACGATATCCCCGAGCGCAGCCCTCACCTCCGTCAGGTCGGGGTGGGTTTCCGCCAAAAGCGTCTGGGCCACCTCGGCATTCACCCGGATCGCCGCCAGCGGCTGGTTGATCTCATGGGCCAGGCTCTGGCCAAGCTGCCCCACCGTCGAGACGCGGGACATATGGGTCAGTTGCTGATGGAGCCGGGATGCCTGCGCGTCCGCCTGCTTGCGTTTGATCAGGGCGTTGACCAAAACGGCGATCAGCAAGGTCTGCAGGCAAATGAATGCGAAGGCCCCGATCACCCACCAGCGATAGATTTCCCAGGGGGAGGTTTCCCTGAAGCGCACGATGCTTCCCGGCGGCAGCAGGCTCTCGTCGATGCCCCAGCGTTTCAATTCGCGCCAGTCCAACATGGCCGGGTTGTGGCTGATCACCTCGGGAGCG
Coding sequences within it:
- a CDS encoding haloacid dehalogenase-like hydrolase, whose amino-acid sequence is MKMKFVKFCVLVFALGFFWGSLAIAQAPDPLPSWNDGQSKQAILAFVEKVTSSGSPDFVPVPERIATFDNDGTLWAEQPMYFQLAFALDRVKALAPEHPEWQGKEPFASLLKGDLKGALAGGEKAILEIVMATHAGMTTEEFEQIVTEWIASAKHPKTGKLYTEMVYQPMLELLAYLRANGFKTFIVSGGGIEFMRPWTEKVYGIPPEQVVGSSIKTKYELRDGKPVLARLPELNFI
- a CDS encoding response regulator: MADEIAAEVIIVDDDPSIQRALNRLLRVHGFTRRIFSNAQEFFADTKPAPTVGCMLLDVNMPGLSGLELQAELQRRGFRLPIVFLTAHGTVPTSVQAMKLGAMDFLQKPFDSQALIAIIRKAVERSRQQSAEAQKCRELERRFASLTPREQDVFQLVVKGLLNKQIAFELGIVEKTVKVHRARVMEKMQADSLAELVNMSATLRLPPCNSSILSSPR